The following proteins come from a genomic window of Megalobrama amblycephala isolate DHTTF-2021 linkage group LG1, ASM1881202v1, whole genome shotgun sequence:
- the ddx47 gene encoding LOW QUALITY PROTEIN: probable ATP-dependent RNA helicase DDX47 (The sequence of the model RefSeq protein was modified relative to this genomic sequence to represent the inferred CDS: inserted 2 bases in 1 codon), whose protein sequence is MADPRDASSDEEQKNTHTAEDSSSNMTEMEPSEDTNTEETLKTFRDLGVTEVLCEACDQLGWKKPTKIQIEAIPVALEGRDVIGLAETGSGKTGAFALPILQSLLASAQRLHTLVLTPTRELAFQIAEQFDALGSSIGVKTAVIVGGIDMMSQALVLAKKPHVVIATPGRLIDHLENTKGFNLRALKYLVMDEADRILNMDFESEVDKVLKIIPRDRHTFLFSATMTKKVQKLERAALRNPVKCAVSTKYATVDKLQQYYIFIPSKYKDCYLVSILNELAGNSFMVFCGTCNNAQRVALLLRNLGITAIPLHGQMSQNKRLGALNKFKSKSRSVLLATDVASRGLDIPHVDCVINFDIPTHSKDYIHRVGRTARAGRSGKSITFVTQYDVELFQRIETLIGKKLPAFPTQEEEVMMLVERVSEAQRFARIEMKESAEKRKRPRAAEDDDGEQSSGVRKKVKGGAFRGGRGXRGRGGGSKRGR, encoded by the exons ATGGCGGATCCTAGAGACGCGTCTTCAGATGAAGagcagaaaaacacacacacagccgaagacagcagcagcaacatgaCAGAGATGGAGCCGAGTGAAGACACGAACACCGAGGAGACGCTCAAGACCTTCAGAGACCTG GGCGTAACGGAGGTTCTGTGTGAAGCCTGTGATCAGCTGGGCTGGAAGAAACCCACCAAGATCCAGATCGAGGCCATTCCTGTGGCTCTGGAGG GTCGTGATGTCATCGGTCTGGCAGAGACGGGTTCGGGGAAGACGGGCGCGTTCGCTCTGCCCATCCTGCAGTCTCTCCTGGCGTCTGCGCAGCGGCTGCACACACTCGTCCTGACGCCCACCAGAGAACTGGCCTTCCAGATCGCAGAGCAGTTCGACGCGCTCGGCTCCAGCATCGGCGTCAAGACCG ctgTCATCGTCGGAGGGATTGATATGATGTCTCAGGCTCTGGTTCTGGCCAAGAAACCTCACGTGGTCATCG CGACTCCCGGCCGCTTGATCGATCACCTGGAGAACACCAAAGGATTCAACCTGCGAGCGCTCAAGTATCTGGTGATGGACGAGGCTGACCGCATTCTCAACATGGACTTTGAGTCggag GTGGATAAAGTCCTGAAGATCATCCCGCGCGACAGACACACATTCCTGTTTTCGGCCACCATGACCAAAAAG GTGCAGAAGCTGGAGCGGGCGGCTCTACGGAACCCCGTCAAGTGCGCCGTCTCCACCAAATACGCCACCGTGGACAAACTGCAGCAGTACTACATATTCATCCCATCAAAGTACAAG GACTGTTATCTGGTCTCCATCCTGAATGAACTGGCTGGAAACTCCTTCATGGTGTTCTGCGGCACCTGTAATAACGCCCAGCGTGTGGCGCTGCTGCTCAGGAACCTGGGCATCACGGCCATCCCTCTGCACGGTCAGATGAGTCAG aACAAGCGTCTCGGCGCTCTCAACAAGTTCAAGTCCAAGTCCCGCTCGGTCCTGCTGGCCACGGACGTGGCGTCCCGCGGGCTGGACATCCCACACGTCGACTGCGTCATCAACTTCGACATCCCCACACATTCAAAG GACTACATCCACCGCGTGGGCCGCACGGCGAGAGCGGGGAGATCTGGGAAATCCATCACCTTCGTCACACA GTATGATGTGGAGCTGTTCCAGCGAATCGAAACGCTGATCGGGAAGAAACTGCCCGCTTTCCCCACACAGGAAGAGGAAGTGATGATGCTAGTGGAGCGAGTGAGCGAAGCCCAGCGGTTCGCACGCATC GAGATGAAGGAAAGCGCAGAAAAGAGGAAGCGGCCCCGAGCGGCGGAGGATGATGACGGCGAGCAGTCCAGCGGCGTGAGGAAGAAGGTCAAGGGCGGCGCGTTCAGAGGAGGGCGAGG CAGAGGCCGAGGCGGCGGCTCCAAGAGAGGAAGATGA